A genomic window from Bubalus bubalis isolate 160015118507 breed Murrah chromosome 13, NDDB_SH_1, whole genome shotgun sequence includes:
- the NAXD gene encoding ATP-dependent (S)-NAD(P)H-hydrate dehydratase isoform X2 — protein MAVRAGAAVAGAAVVAVLSAALALYGPPLDAVLKRAFSLHKAHSVKDMESTLQLVRSVVPALTTKKHKGQDGRIGVVGGCREYTGAPYFAAISALKVGADLSHVFCTQEAAPVIKAYSPELIVHPILDGPEAVRDVEQWLPRLHALVVGPGLGRDDALLENVKGILEASKARGIPVVIDADGLWLIAQQPALIQGYRKAVLTPNHVEFSRLSEAVLGAPLDGGDRHGAVLRLSQALGNVTVVQKGEQDMISDGEQVLVCSQEGSGRRCGGQGDLLSGSLGVLAHWALRAGPQKTGGPSPLLVAAFGACALTRQCSQQAFQKHGRATTTSDMVAEVGPAFRRLFEA, from the exons ATGGCCGTCCGGGCAGGGGCCGCGGTCGCCGGCGCCGCCGTGGTGGCGGTGCTCTCGGCCGCGCTGGCGCTCTACGGGCCGCCGCTGGACGCAG tGTTAAAAAGAGCATTTTCGCTGCATAAAGCACACTCAGTAAAGGACATGGAAAGCACTTTGCAGCTGGTGAGAAGCGTGGTCCCTGCCCTGACCACCAAGAAGCACAAAGGGCAGGACGGGAGGATCGGCGTGGTGGGAGGCTGCCGGGA GTACACTGGAGCCCCCTATTTTGCAGCAATCTCAGCTCTCAAAGTG ggcGCGGATCTGTCCCACGTGTTCTGCACCCAGGAGGCCGCGCCCGTGATCAAGGCCTACAGCCCGGAGCTGATCGTGCACCCCATTCT GGATGGCCCGGAGGCTGTTCGCGACGTGGAGCAGTGGCTGCCCCGACTGCACGCCCTGGTGGTGGGGCCCGGCCTCGGCAGGGATGACGCTCTGCTGGAGAACGTCAAG GGCATTCTAGAAGCATCCAAGGCCAGGGGCATCCCCGTGGTCATCGACGCA GACGGGCTCTGGCTTATCGCCCAGCAGCCAGCCCTCATCCAGGGCTACCGGAAGGCGGTCCTCACCCCCAACCACGTGGAGTTCAGCAGACTGTCCGAGGCCGTG CTGGGGGCACCCCTGGATGGCGGGGACCGTCACGGAGCTGTGCTGAGACTCAGCCAGGCCCTGGGCAACGTCACCGTGGTGCAGAAGGGGGAGCAGGACATGATCTCTGACGGCGAGCAGG TGCTCGTGTGCAGCCAGGAGGGCAGCGGCCGCAGGTGCGGGGGGCAGGGGGACCTCCTGTCGGGCTCCCTGGGTGTCCTGGCACACTGGGCCCTCCGTGCCGGCCCCCAGAAGACTGGCGG GCCCAGCCCGCTGCTCGTGGCCGCCTTCGGCGCCTGCGCCCTCACCCGGCAGTGCAGCCAGCAGGCCTTCCAGAAGCACGGACGCGCCACCACCACCTCCGACATGGTCGCCGAGGTCGGGCCCGCCTTCCGCAGGCTCTTCGAGGCCTGA
- the NAXD gene encoding ATP-dependent (S)-NAD(P)H-hydrate dehydratase isoform X4: protein MAVGPGCRAVRGCRPVLKRAFSLHKAHSVKDMESTLQLVRSVVPALTTKKHKGQDGRIGVVGGCREYTGAPYFAAISALKVGADLSHVFCTQEAAPVIKAYSPELIVHPILDGPEAVRDVEQWLPRLHALVVGPGLGRDDALLENVKGILEASKARGIPVVIDADGLWLIAQQPALIQGYRKAVLTPNHVEFSRLSEAVLGAPLDGGDRHGAVLRLSQALGNVTVVQKGEQDMISDGEQVLVCSQEGSGRRCGGQGDLLSGSLGVLAHWALRAGPQKTGGPSPLLVAAFGACALTRQCSQQAFQKHGRATTTSDMVAEVGPAFRRLFEA, encoded by the exons ATGGCCGTGGGTCCCGGCTGCCGGGCGGTCCGGGGCTGCCGGCCAG tGTTAAAAAGAGCATTTTCGCTGCATAAAGCACACTCAGTAAAGGACATGGAAAGCACTTTGCAGCTGGTGAGAAGCGTGGTCCCTGCCCTGACCACCAAGAAGCACAAAGGGCAGGACGGGAGGATCGGCGTGGTGGGAGGCTGCCGGGA GTACACTGGAGCCCCCTATTTTGCAGCAATCTCAGCTCTCAAAGTG ggcGCGGATCTGTCCCACGTGTTCTGCACCCAGGAGGCCGCGCCCGTGATCAAGGCCTACAGCCCGGAGCTGATCGTGCACCCCATTCT GGATGGCCCGGAGGCTGTTCGCGACGTGGAGCAGTGGCTGCCCCGACTGCACGCCCTGGTGGTGGGGCCCGGCCTCGGCAGGGATGACGCTCTGCTGGAGAACGTCAAG GGCATTCTAGAAGCATCCAAGGCCAGGGGCATCCCCGTGGTCATCGACGCA GACGGGCTCTGGCTTATCGCCCAGCAGCCAGCCCTCATCCAGGGCTACCGGAAGGCGGTCCTCACCCCCAACCACGTGGAGTTCAGCAGACTGTCCGAGGCCGTG CTGGGGGCACCCCTGGATGGCGGGGACCGTCACGGAGCTGTGCTGAGACTCAGCCAGGCCCTGGGCAACGTCACCGTGGTGCAGAAGGGGGAGCAGGACATGATCTCTGACGGCGAGCAGG TGCTCGTGTGCAGCCAGGAGGGCAGCGGCCGCAGGTGCGGGGGGCAGGGGGACCTCCTGTCGGGCTCCCTGGGTGTCCTGGCACACTGGGCCCTCCGTGCCGGCCCCCAGAAGACTGGCGG GCCCAGCCCGCTGCTCGTGGCCGCCTTCGGCGCCTGCGCCCTCACCCGGCAGTGCAGCCAGCAGGCCTTCCAGAAGCACGGACGCGCCACCACCACCTCCGACATGGTCGCCGAGGTCGGGCCCGCCTTCCGCAGGCTCTTCGAGGCCTGA
- the CARS2 gene encoding probable cysteine--tRNA ligase, mitochondrial isoform X3 yields the protein MVMGITDVDDKIIRRANEMRVSPASLARLYEEDFKQDMAALKVLPPTAYLRVTEHVPQIVAFIERLIANGHAYCTAKGNVYFDLQSRGDRYGKLVGVAPGPVGEPVDSDKRHASDFTLWKAARPQEPFWGSPWGNGRPGWHIECSTIASLVFGSQLDIHSGGVDLAFPHHENEIAQCEAFHQCPQWGNYFLHSGHLHVKGDGEKMSKSLKNYVTIKDFLRSASPDVFRLFCLRSSYRSAIDYSEGALLEARSLLRATAAFMEDARAYLRGQLASGPIQEDVLWERLGHTKAAVQAALADDFDTVRAVDAVMDLVHHGNRQLKAATEEPRGPRSPAVLGAIVASVEQFFETVGISLAERQCVPGAGSPAALHSLVEELVRFRLKVRQFALASGEAPGEARRQRLLERQPLLEACDALRRDLAVHGISIKEPLVHVGVAGSEDRRPQTQELRTGEARPWSPATVLHPLSHSKAFM from the exons ATGGTGATGGGAATCACGGACGTGGACGATAAGATAATCAGACGCGCCAATGAG ATGCGCGTGTCGCCCGCGTCCCTGGCCCGTCTTTATGAAGAAGATTTCAAGCAGGACATGGCGGCCCTGAAG GTCCTCCCACCCACCGCCTACCTGCGGGTGACCGAGCACGTGCCTCAGATCGTCGCCTTCATCGAGAGACTCATCGCCAATGGGCACGCTTACTGCACAGCAAAAG GCAACGTCTACTTTGACCTGCAGTCGCGAGGCGACAGGTACGGCAAGCTGGTTGGCGTGGCACCCGGGCCGGTTGGAGAGCCAG TTGACTCCGACAAGCGGCACGCCAGCGACTTCACGCTGTGGAAGGCGGCGAGGCCCCAGGAGCCATTCTGGGGCTCCCCGTGGGGCAACGGGAGGCCCGGCTGGCACATCGAGTGCTCCACCATCGCCAG TCTGGTGTTCGGAAGTCAGCTGGACATCCATTCAGGCGGCGTGGACCTGGCGTTCCCGCACCACGAGAACGAGATCGCCCAGTGCGAGGCCTTCCACCAGTGCCCGCAGTGGGGGAACTACTTCCTGCACTCTG GGCACCTGCACGTGAAGGGGGATGGGGAGAAGATGTCCAAGTCGCTGAAGAACTATGTCACCATTAAG GACTTCCTCCGCTCCGCCTCTCCCGACGTCTTCCGGCTCTTCTGCCTGCGGAGCAGCTACAGGTCAG CCATCGACTATAGCGAGGGCGCCCTGCTGGAGGCCAGGAGCCTGCTGCGGGCCACGGCCGCCTTCATGGAGGACGCGCGGGCATACCTGAGAGGGCAGCTGGCCAGCGGGCCCATCCAGGAGGACGTGCTATGGGAGAG GCTGGGCCACACCAAGGCGGCCGTGCAGGCGGCCTTGGCGGATGACTTTGACACGGTGCGGGCAGTGGACGCCGTCATGGACCTTGTCCACCACGGGAACAGGCAGCTGAAGGCGGCCACCGAG GAGCCCCGTGGTCCCCGGAGCCCCGCCGTGCTGGGAGCCATCGTCGCCTCCGTGGAGCAGTTCTTTGAGACGGTGGGCATTTCTCTGGCCGAGCGACAG TGTGTTCCAGGGGCGGGCAGCCCGGCCGCCCTGCACAGCCTGGTGGAGGAGCTGGTCCGCTTCCGGCTGAAGGTCCGACAGTTCGCTCTGGCTTCCGGGGAGGCCCCTGGGGAGGCGCGGCGGCAGCGGCTCCTGGAGCGGCAGCCCCTGCTGGAGGCCTGTGACGCGCTACGTAGGGACCTGGCCGTTCATGGCATCAGCATCAAG GAGCCGCTCGTCCACGTGGGAGTTGCTGGATCCGAGGACAGAAGACCCCAAACCCAGGAGCTGAGGACGGGGGAAGCGAGGCCGTGGTCTCCTGCCACCGTTCTGCACCCTTTAAGTCACAGTAAAGCCTTCATGTGA
- the NAXD gene encoding ATP-dependent (S)-NAD(P)H-hydrate dehydratase isoform X1 — MAVRAGAAVAGAAVVAVLSAALALYGPPLDAVLKRAFSLHKAHSVKDMESTLQLVRSVVPALTTKKHKGQDGRIGVVGGCREYTGAPYFAAISALKVGADLSHVFCTQEAAPVIKAYSPELIVHPILDGPEAVRDVEQWLPRLHALVVGPGLGRDDALLENVKGILEASKARGIPVVIDADGLWLIAQQPALIQGYRKAVLTPNHVEFSRLSEAVLGAPLDGGDRHGAVLRLSQALGNVTVVQKGEQDMISDGEQGSSCSCSPPEAPGPAGSDQTTGHAGLLTGSWEPGGREAQAWARVCTRTHTHYRHTHSHTTHAHTRWIGDAASILQGTLRPVGPSDARRSSDP; from the exons ATGGCCGTCCGGGCAGGGGCCGCGGTCGCCGGCGCCGCCGTGGTGGCGGTGCTCTCGGCCGCGCTGGCGCTCTACGGGCCGCCGCTGGACGCAG tGTTAAAAAGAGCATTTTCGCTGCATAAAGCACACTCAGTAAAGGACATGGAAAGCACTTTGCAGCTGGTGAGAAGCGTGGTCCCTGCCCTGACCACCAAGAAGCACAAAGGGCAGGACGGGAGGATCGGCGTGGTGGGAGGCTGCCGGGA GTACACTGGAGCCCCCTATTTTGCAGCAATCTCAGCTCTCAAAGTG ggcGCGGATCTGTCCCACGTGTTCTGCACCCAGGAGGCCGCGCCCGTGATCAAGGCCTACAGCCCGGAGCTGATCGTGCACCCCATTCT GGATGGCCCGGAGGCTGTTCGCGACGTGGAGCAGTGGCTGCCCCGACTGCACGCCCTGGTGGTGGGGCCCGGCCTCGGCAGGGATGACGCTCTGCTGGAGAACGTCAAG GGCATTCTAGAAGCATCCAAGGCCAGGGGCATCCCCGTGGTCATCGACGCA GACGGGCTCTGGCTTATCGCCCAGCAGCCAGCCCTCATCCAGGGCTACCGGAAGGCGGTCCTCACCCCCAACCACGTGGAGTTCAGCAGACTGTCCGAGGCCGTG CTGGGGGCACCCCTGGATGGCGGGGACCGTCACGGAGCTGTGCTGAGACTCAGCCAGGCCCTGGGCAACGTCACCGTGGTGCAGAAGGGGGAGCAGGACATGATCTCTGACGGCGAGCAGG GGTCCTCCTGCTCTTGCAGTCCCCCGGAGGCACCAGGCCCAGCAGGCAGTGACCAAACAACTGGACACGCAGGGCTGCTGACCGGGTCATGGGAACCAGGAGGCAGAGAAGCACAGGCTTGGGCACGTGTGTGCACTCGCACACACACTCACTACAgacacacgcactcacacaccacacacgcgcacacacgctGGATAGGAGACGCAGCGAGCATTCTCCAAGGGACCCTGAGGCCTGTGGGTCCTTCAGATGCTAGAAGGTCCTCTGATCCCTGA
- the NAXD gene encoding ATP-dependent (S)-NAD(P)H-hydrate dehydratase isoform X3 — MAVGPGCRAVRGCRPVLKRAFSLHKAHSVKDMESTLQLVRSVVPALTTKKHKGQDGRIGVVGGCREYTGAPYFAAISALKVGADLSHVFCTQEAAPVIKAYSPELIVHPILDGPEAVRDVEQWLPRLHALVVGPGLGRDDALLENVKGILEASKARGIPVVIDADGLWLIAQQPALIQGYRKAVLTPNHVEFSRLSEAVLGAPLDGGDRHGAVLRLSQALGNVTVVQKGEQDMISDGEQGSSCSCSPPEAPGPAGSDQTTGHAGLLTGSWEPGGREAQAWARVCTRTHTHYRHTHSHTTHAHTRWIGDAASILQGTLRPVGPSDARRSSDP, encoded by the exons ATGGCCGTGGGTCCCGGCTGCCGGGCGGTCCGGGGCTGCCGGCCAG tGTTAAAAAGAGCATTTTCGCTGCATAAAGCACACTCAGTAAAGGACATGGAAAGCACTTTGCAGCTGGTGAGAAGCGTGGTCCCTGCCCTGACCACCAAGAAGCACAAAGGGCAGGACGGGAGGATCGGCGTGGTGGGAGGCTGCCGGGA GTACACTGGAGCCCCCTATTTTGCAGCAATCTCAGCTCTCAAAGTG ggcGCGGATCTGTCCCACGTGTTCTGCACCCAGGAGGCCGCGCCCGTGATCAAGGCCTACAGCCCGGAGCTGATCGTGCACCCCATTCT GGATGGCCCGGAGGCTGTTCGCGACGTGGAGCAGTGGCTGCCCCGACTGCACGCCCTGGTGGTGGGGCCCGGCCTCGGCAGGGATGACGCTCTGCTGGAGAACGTCAAG GGCATTCTAGAAGCATCCAAGGCCAGGGGCATCCCCGTGGTCATCGACGCA GACGGGCTCTGGCTTATCGCCCAGCAGCCAGCCCTCATCCAGGGCTACCGGAAGGCGGTCCTCACCCCCAACCACGTGGAGTTCAGCAGACTGTCCGAGGCCGTG CTGGGGGCACCCCTGGATGGCGGGGACCGTCACGGAGCTGTGCTGAGACTCAGCCAGGCCCTGGGCAACGTCACCGTGGTGCAGAAGGGGGAGCAGGACATGATCTCTGACGGCGAGCAGG GGTCCTCCTGCTCTTGCAGTCCCCCGGAGGCACCAGGCCCAGCAGGCAGTGACCAAACAACTGGACACGCAGGGCTGCTGACCGGGTCATGGGAACCAGGAGGCAGAGAAGCACAGGCTTGGGCACGTGTGTGCACTCGCACACACACTCACTACAgacacacgcactcacacaccacacacgcgcacacacgctGGATAGGAGACGCAGCGAGCATTCTCCAAGGGACCCTGAGGCCTGTGGGTCCTTCAGATGCTAGAAGGTCCTCTGATCCCTGA
- the CARS2 gene encoding probable cysteine--tRNA ligase, mitochondrial isoform X4, with amino-acid sequence MRVSPASLARLYEEDFKQDMAALKVLPPTAYLRVTEHVPQIVAFIERLIANGHAYCTAKGNVYFDLQSRGDRYGKLVGVAPGPVGEPVDSDKRHASDFTLWKAARPQEPFWGSPWGNGRPGWHIECSTIASLVFGSQLDIHSGGVDLAFPHHENEIAQCEAFHQCPQWGNYFLHSGHLHVKGDGEKMSKSLKNYVTIKDFLRSASPDVFRLFCLRSSYRSAIDYSEGALLEARSLLRATAAFMEDARAYLRGQLASGPIQEDVLWERLGHTKAAVQAALADDFDTVRAVDAVMDLVHHGNRQLKAATEEPRGPRSPAVLGAIVASVEQFFETVGISLAERQCVPGAGSPAALHSLVEELVRFRLKVRQFALASGEAPGEARRQRLLERQPLLEACDALRRDLAVHGISIKEPLVHVGVAGSEDRRPQTQELRTGEARPWSPATVLHPLSHSKAFM; translated from the exons ATGCGCGTGTCGCCCGCGTCCCTGGCCCGTCTTTATGAAGAAGATTTCAAGCAGGACATGGCGGCCCTGAAG GTCCTCCCACCCACCGCCTACCTGCGGGTGACCGAGCACGTGCCTCAGATCGTCGCCTTCATCGAGAGACTCATCGCCAATGGGCACGCTTACTGCACAGCAAAAG GCAACGTCTACTTTGACCTGCAGTCGCGAGGCGACAGGTACGGCAAGCTGGTTGGCGTGGCACCCGGGCCGGTTGGAGAGCCAG TTGACTCCGACAAGCGGCACGCCAGCGACTTCACGCTGTGGAAGGCGGCGAGGCCCCAGGAGCCATTCTGGGGCTCCCCGTGGGGCAACGGGAGGCCCGGCTGGCACATCGAGTGCTCCACCATCGCCAG TCTGGTGTTCGGAAGTCAGCTGGACATCCATTCAGGCGGCGTGGACCTGGCGTTCCCGCACCACGAGAACGAGATCGCCCAGTGCGAGGCCTTCCACCAGTGCCCGCAGTGGGGGAACTACTTCCTGCACTCTG GGCACCTGCACGTGAAGGGGGATGGGGAGAAGATGTCCAAGTCGCTGAAGAACTATGTCACCATTAAG GACTTCCTCCGCTCCGCCTCTCCCGACGTCTTCCGGCTCTTCTGCCTGCGGAGCAGCTACAGGTCAG CCATCGACTATAGCGAGGGCGCCCTGCTGGAGGCCAGGAGCCTGCTGCGGGCCACGGCCGCCTTCATGGAGGACGCGCGGGCATACCTGAGAGGGCAGCTGGCCAGCGGGCCCATCCAGGAGGACGTGCTATGGGAGAG GCTGGGCCACACCAAGGCGGCCGTGCAGGCGGCCTTGGCGGATGACTTTGACACGGTGCGGGCAGTGGACGCCGTCATGGACCTTGTCCACCACGGGAACAGGCAGCTGAAGGCGGCCACCGAG GAGCCCCGTGGTCCCCGGAGCCCCGCCGTGCTGGGAGCCATCGTCGCCTCCGTGGAGCAGTTCTTTGAGACGGTGGGCATTTCTCTGGCCGAGCGACAG TGTGTTCCAGGGGCGGGCAGCCCGGCCGCCCTGCACAGCCTGGTGGAGGAGCTGGTCCGCTTCCGGCTGAAGGTCCGACAGTTCGCTCTGGCTTCCGGGGAGGCCCCTGGGGAGGCGCGGCGGCAGCGGCTCCTGGAGCGGCAGCCCCTGCTGGAGGCCTGTGACGCGCTACGTAGGGACCTGGCCGTTCATGGCATCAGCATCAAG GAGCCGCTCGTCCACGTGGGAGTTGCTGGATCCGAGGACAGAAGACCCCAAACCCAGGAGCTGAGGACGGGGGAAGCGAGGCCGTGGTCTCCTGCCACCGTTCTGCACCCTTTAAGTCACAGTAAAGCCTTCATGTGA